The genomic DNA GGCTGCGCCTGATTCGTTCGCTAGAGCCTGATATTGCCTTGGTCGACGTGCACATGCCCGGCATGAGCGGCATTGAGCTGACCGAGCGTGTTGCGCGCGCCAAACTGGCCACCAACATCATCGTGGTGACTGTCGTCGACGACGCGCGTTTTCCCAAGCGCCTGCTCGATGCCGGTGCGCTCGGTTATCTGACCAAAGGCTGCAGCGCGGAAGAATTGCTGGGCGCAGTGCGGCATGTGGCTTACGGGCGTCGTTATCTCGCCCCTGCCGTTGCGCAGCAGTTAGCGCTGGCTACGCTCGACGGGGAGGGCTCTCCGTTCGACAGCCTGTCCAGTCGAGAGTTGGAGGTTGCCATGATGCTGGTGCGCGGCAAACCGCTGACGACGATCGGCGA from Dyella sp. GSA-30 includes the following:
- a CDS encoding response regulator → MIKTIIIDDHELVRTGFKMILDKEHDITVVAEAGTAEEGLRLIRSLEPDIALVDVHMPGMSGIELTERVARAKLATNIIVVTVVDDARFPKRLLDAGALGYLTKGCSAEELLGAVRHVAYGRRYLAPAVAQQLALATLDGEGSPFDSLSSRELEVAMMLVRGKPLTTIGEQLNLSPKTVSTYKQRLMEKLQIDHVVGLAHLMTVHGLLDTHNNQVGG